In Edaphobacter bradus, the following are encoded in one genomic region:
- the rpsG gene encoding 30S ribosomal protein S7: MPRKGYIAKREVAADPVYNSTLVTKFVNSMMWGGKKSTAQNIFYEAMTNLEQKGGDEALKLFKKAVENVKPLLEVKSRRVGGANYQVPIEVNPERRTSLAIRWLVTYGRARGEKGMVEKLTAELLDAANGRGAAMKKKEDVHRMAEANKAFAHYRW, from the coding sequence ATGCCGAGAAAAGGTTACATTGCGAAGCGTGAGGTTGCGGCCGACCCGGTCTACAACTCGACCCTGGTGACGAAGTTCGTGAACTCGATGATGTGGGGCGGCAAGAAATCGACCGCGCAGAATATTTTCTACGAGGCCATGACGAATCTGGAGCAGAAGGGTGGCGACGAGGCCCTGAAGCTCTTCAAGAAGGCTGTCGAGAACGTGAAGCCGCTTCTTGAGGTCAAGAGCCGCCGCGTGGGCGGTGCGAACTACCAGGTGCCGATTGAGGTCAATCCCGAGCGTCGCACCTCCCTGGCGATTCGCTGGCTGGTGACTTACGGCCGCGCGCGAGGCGAGAAGGGCATGGTCGAGAAGCTGACTGCAGAACTGCTTGATGCGGCCAACGGCCGTGGCGCGGCGATGAAGAAGAAGGAAGACGTTCACCGCATGGCTGAAGCGAACAAGGCCTTTGCGCACTATCGGTGGTAA
- the rpsL gene encoding 30S ribosomal protein S12, whose product MPTFHQLVKQGRTPTRYKTASPALQGSPQRRGVCTRVYTQTPKKPNSALRKVARVRLTNGIEVTTYIPGIGHNLQEHSIVLIRGGRVKDLPGVRYHVVRGTLDSVGVANRKQGRSKYGAKRPKAAAK is encoded by the coding sequence GTGCCTACGTTTCATCAACTCGTCAAGCAGGGCCGCACGCCCACTCGTTATAAGACGGCCAGCCCCGCGCTGCAGGGTTCGCCTCAGCGCCGCGGCGTCTGCACCCGCGTCTACACCCAGACCCCGAAGAAGCCGAACTCGGCTCTGCGTAAGGTGGCTCGTGTCCGCCTGACGAACGGGATTGAGGTGACGACGTACATCCCTGGCATCGGCCACAACCTGCAGGAGCACTCGATTGTGCTGATCCGCGGCGGCCGTGTGAAGGACCTGCCGGGTGTTCGGTACCACGTTGTGCGTGGCACGCTCGACTCGGTCGGCGTGGCCAACCGGAAGCAGGGCCGCTCGAAGTATGGAGCGAAGCGTCCGAAGGCTGCTGCCAAGTAA
- a CDS encoding S9 family peptidase, with product MILARRTLCLLTLFSALAIAPAPAQTTSSASGSRISSLLQMLGSTRTPFEAAISPDGATVAWSMRDHKDSQIHLTSVADPTKDHLLTPSTAAANCSNSSPTWSPDGNSLAYFSTCTTDIDRPEQQQVFVWSKKTGQSRQLTHLTGELSSHAWSPDGKTIAFLFVENATRSAGALAAMKPWSGVIGEDGVEVQRVGAVDVASGRFSEITPQKLHVYEFTWSLDSKQLAYVAANPPGENNWWVAKLYTSSVEHETTTTNDVTIHNVKLDVHAILDTQKISGPLHGLQIALPRFSDDGKQIAFIGGLMSDQGSTGGDIWVIPSTGGEPKNLTPNRTSTPAFFGWIDDKTLGISEHVGGSSRIVVHHIDTGKDDPAQAVTFPESIGSGASVMSVSVADNGDIAIIRSSFERAPEVWAGPLTNLKQITHLNDALKPTWGKSENIEWTNDGFHVQGWLLYPANYDPNKKYPLIVSVHGGPSSAATPHWPGVGYGGVPFSALGYFVFMPNPRGSYGQGEKFTQANVKDFGYGDLRDILAGMDTLEQRLPIDKTREGLTGWSYGGFMTMFTVTQTHRFRAAVAGAGISDWKSYYGENSIDQWMLPFFGASVYDDAPVYAKSSAIEYIKNVKTPTLVVVGDRDGECPAPQSFEFWHALRDEGVKTQLVIYPNEGHAFRDLAHRRDVLERAFNWFETEMPKN from the coding sequence ATGATCCTGGCCCGCCGCACGCTCTGCCTGCTGACTCTCTTCTCTGCCTTGGCCATCGCCCCCGCGCCGGCCCAGACTACCTCGTCCGCCTCCGGCTCGCGCATCAGCTCCCTCCTCCAGATGCTCGGAAGCACGCGCACCCCCTTCGAGGCCGCCATCTCCCCCGACGGCGCCACCGTCGCCTGGTCCATGCGAGATCACAAGGACTCGCAGATTCACCTCACCAGCGTCGCCGACCCCACCAAGGACCATCTCCTCACGCCGTCGACCGCGGCCGCCAACTGCAGCAATTCCTCTCCCACCTGGTCGCCTGACGGCAACTCGCTCGCCTACTTCTCTACCTGCACCACCGACATCGATAGGCCGGAGCAGCAGCAGGTCTTCGTCTGGTCGAAGAAGACGGGCCAATCCCGCCAGCTCACCCACCTCACCGGTGAGCTCAGCTCACACGCATGGTCGCCCGATGGCAAGACCATCGCCTTCCTCTTCGTCGAAAACGCCACCCGCTCCGCCGGAGCCCTCGCCGCCATGAAGCCTTGGAGCGGAGTCATCGGCGAAGACGGCGTCGAAGTGCAGCGTGTAGGAGCTGTTGATGTAGCCAGCGGACGTTTTTCTGAGATCACTCCCCAGAAACTCCACGTCTACGAGTTCACATGGTCCCTTGACTCCAAACAACTTGCCTACGTCGCCGCCAATCCTCCAGGAGAGAACAACTGGTGGGTTGCCAAGCTATACACATCCAGCGTCGAACATGAAACGACAACTACGAACGACGTAACAATTCACAATGTGAAGTTGGATGTACATGCCATCCTCGACACTCAAAAAATCTCTGGCCCCCTCCACGGCCTCCAGATCGCCCTGCCCCGCTTCTCCGACGACGGCAAGCAAATCGCCTTCATCGGTGGCCTCATGAGCGACCAGGGCTCGACCGGCGGCGACATCTGGGTCATCCCGTCCACCGGCGGCGAACCGAAGAACCTCACCCCCAACCGCACCTCCACCCCCGCCTTCTTCGGCTGGATCGATGACAAGACCCTCGGCATCTCCGAGCACGTCGGCGGCAGCTCGCGCATCGTCGTCCACCACATCGACACCGGCAAGGACGATCCCGCCCAGGCCGTCACCTTCCCTGAGTCCATCGGCTCCGGAGCCTCCGTGATGAGCGTGTCAGTAGCCGACAATGGGGACATCGCCATCATCCGCAGCTCTTTCGAGCGCGCTCCTGAGGTCTGGGCTGGCCCCCTCACCAACCTCAAGCAGATCACGCACCTCAACGACGCACTCAAGCCGACATGGGGCAAGTCTGAGAACATCGAGTGGACCAACGATGGTTTCCACGTCCAAGGCTGGCTCCTCTATCCCGCCAACTACGACCCTAATAAAAAGTACCCGCTCATTGTCAGCGTCCACGGCGGGCCTTCCTCAGCCGCCACACCGCACTGGCCCGGAGTCGGCTACGGCGGAGTCCCTTTTTCCGCACTGGGCTACTTCGTCTTCATGCCCAATCCACGCGGCTCCTATGGTCAAGGTGAAAAATTCACGCAGGCCAATGTCAAGGACTTCGGCTACGGTGATCTCCGCGACATCCTCGCCGGCATGGACACGCTCGAGCAGCGCCTCCCCATCGACAAGACTCGCGAAGGCCTCACCGGCTGGAGCTACGGCGGCTTCATGACCATGTTCACCGTCACCCAGACGCACCGCTTCCGCGCCGCCGTCGCCGGAGCCGGCATCAGCGACTGGAAGAGCTACTACGGCGAGAACTCCATCGACCAGTGGATGCTCCCCTTCTTCGGTGCCAGCGTCTACGACGACGCCCCCGTCTATGCGAAGAGCTCCGCCATCGAATACATCAAGAACGTGAAGACTCCTACGCTGGTCGTCGTAGGCGACCGCGACGGCGAGTGCCCCGCGCCGCAGAGCTTCGAGTTCTGGCACGCCCTCCGCGACGAAGGCGTCAAAACGCAGCTCGTCATCTACCCCAACGAAGGCCACGCCTTCCGCGATCTGGCACATCGACGCGATGTCCTCGAACGAGCCTTCAACTGGTTCGAGACAGAGATGCCGAAGAACTAG
- the nusB gene encoding transcription antitermination factor NusB, translating to MGTRRKSRELAMQMLFQGDLGKQSPEQVAKLFWPSREAVDEETRGFAEDIYRIATSRQDEIDKLIEAHAQNWRIERMAVVDRNLMRAAVAEMLGYPSTPAAIIINESLEVGRRYAAPESIHFLNGVLDAIARDLLKQRLA from the coding sequence ATGGGGACTCGAAGGAAGTCGCGTGAGCTGGCGATGCAGATGCTCTTTCAGGGCGACCTGGGGAAGCAGTCGCCGGAGCAGGTCGCGAAGCTGTTCTGGCCGTCGCGCGAGGCTGTGGATGAAGAGACGCGAGGGTTCGCCGAGGACATCTACCGGATTGCGACATCGCGGCAGGATGAGATCGACAAGCTCATCGAGGCGCACGCGCAGAACTGGAGGATCGAGCGGATGGCTGTGGTGGATCGCAACCTGATGCGCGCGGCGGTGGCTGAGATGCTGGGGTATCCGAGTACTCCAGCGGCGATCATTATCAACGAGTCGCTGGAGGTGGGGCGGCGGTATGCCGCGCCGGAGTCAATCCATTTTCTGAACGGTGTGCTGGATGCCATTGCGCGGGACCTGCTGAAGCAGCGGCTGGCTTGA
- the ribH gene encoding 6,7-dimethyl-8-ribityllumazine synthase, with translation MIKGMTVVNAVASPEMFDKLQSLFLALGFEQGRGWDDGTGRGAAMLAPLGNLEFVTGKQPATPRLLIEVTELDAIHMAVEKWMLGSYRTEEIASLLTKPEPTHWNSRLFTVKLTTGASEELTLGFWQSENVLHGRPVAIEGDLSAAGMRFAVITTRWNTVITDRLLQGALDGLYRSGAARKDVEIVRVPGAWEIPSAARTLAESKRFDAIVTLGCLLRGETAHYEAIYNEVARGIGQSQQETGVPHAFGVLTCETLEQALDRAGLKAGNKGFEAATAAIEMVSIQKKIGQPQIAEGGR, from the coding sequence ATGATCAAGGGAATGACGGTGGTAAACGCGGTTGCGTCGCCGGAGATGTTCGACAAGTTGCAGAGCCTGTTTCTGGCACTGGGTTTTGAGCAAGGCAGGGGATGGGACGATGGCACGGGCCGCGGCGCGGCGATGCTGGCTCCGCTGGGGAATCTGGAGTTTGTGACAGGGAAGCAGCCGGCGACGCCTCGCCTGCTGATTGAGGTCACGGAGCTTGATGCGATTCACATGGCGGTTGAGAAGTGGATGCTGGGGAGCTACCGGACGGAAGAGATTGCGTCGCTGCTGACGAAGCCCGAGCCGACGCATTGGAACAGCCGGTTGTTTACGGTGAAGCTGACGACGGGCGCGAGCGAGGAGCTGACGCTGGGGTTCTGGCAGTCGGAGAACGTGCTGCACGGCAGGCCAGTGGCGATTGAGGGTGATCTTTCGGCAGCGGGGATGCGGTTCGCCGTGATTACGACGCGTTGGAACACGGTGATTACAGACCGGCTGCTGCAGGGAGCGCTAGATGGGTTGTACCGGAGCGGCGCAGCGCGGAAGGATGTCGAGATCGTGCGGGTTCCGGGCGCGTGGGAGATTCCTTCGGCGGCGCGGACACTGGCGGAGTCGAAGAGGTTCGACGCGATTGTGACGCTGGGGTGTCTGCTGCGCGGAGAGACTGCGCACTATGAGGCTATCTACAACGAGGTGGCGCGGGGAATCGGGCAATCGCAGCAGGAGACTGGTGTGCCGCATGCGTTCGGGGTGCTGACGTGCGAGACGCTGGAGCAGGCGCTGGATCGCGCGGGCCTCAAGGCAGGGAACAAGGGATTTGAGGCGGCGACTGCGGCGATCGAGATGGTGTCGATACAGAAAAAGATTGGCCAGCCTCAGATCGCAGAGGGTGGCCGCTGA
- a CDS encoding enoyl-CoA hydratase/isomerase family protein codes for MPDLNTFQTLLCEVTDNIATVTLNRPKVLHALDTQVFDELEAVFTALAADPAVRVILLTGSGEKAFAAGADINELVASDRTTGEAKSLRGQSVFRLIETCGKPVLALINGFALGGGCELALACTLRIASDKARLGQPEVKLGLLPGYGGSQRLPRLTGLSAALKLLITGEIIDAAEAFRIGLVDEVVPADWLLARGHELARSIAAQAPLAVSACLDAVRRGADLPLDSALKLEAELFGQLCATADKAEGTRAFLEKRPAAWTGK; via the coding sequence ATGCCCGACCTCAACACCTTCCAGACCCTCCTCTGCGAGGTCACCGACAACATCGCCACCGTCACCCTCAACCGCCCCAAGGTTCTCCACGCCCTCGACACCCAGGTCTTCGACGAGCTCGAAGCCGTCTTCACCGCCCTCGCTGCTGACCCCGCCGTCCGAGTCATCCTTCTCACCGGCTCCGGAGAAAAGGCCTTCGCCGCCGGTGCCGACATCAACGAGCTAGTCGCCAGCGACCGCACGACCGGCGAGGCCAAGTCCCTGCGTGGCCAGTCCGTCTTCCGCCTCATCGAGACCTGCGGCAAACCCGTCCTCGCCCTCATCAACGGCTTCGCTCTCGGCGGAGGCTGCGAGCTCGCCCTCGCCTGCACCCTCCGCATCGCCAGCGACAAGGCCCGCCTCGGTCAGCCCGAGGTCAAGCTGGGCCTCCTGCCCGGCTACGGCGGCTCTCAGCGCCTCCCCCGCCTCACCGGCCTCTCCGCCGCGCTCAAGCTCCTCATCACCGGCGAGATCATCGACGCCGCTGAGGCCTTCCGCATCGGCCTCGTCGACGAGGTCGTCCCCGCCGACTGGCTCCTCGCCCGAGGCCATGAACTCGCCCGCTCCATCGCCGCCCAGGCCCCGCTCGCCGTCTCCGCCTGCCTCGACGCCGTCCGCCGCGGCGCCGACCTGCCCCTCGACTCCGCCCTCAAGCTCGAAGCCGAGCTCTTCGGCCAGCTCTGCGCCACCGCCGACAAAGCCGAAGGCACCCGCGCCTTCCTCGAAAAGCGCCCCGCCGCCTGGACCGGCAAATAG
- the mctP gene encoding monocarboxylate uptake permease MctP has protein sequence MNFLPSCATVLLPSGERLHTTALIVFCLFFLFVTLAGFWAARWRRPPGGIATLEEWGLAGRTFGTWITWFLIGGDLYTAYTVIAVPAALYGTGAMGFFAVPYAVIAYPYMMLVLPRLWSVCHRHGYVTFADFVAGRYGNRWLTVAVALTGVLALMPYIALQLVGIRVVIAAMGIHGEWPLAAAFIILAAYTYSSGLRAPAVIAIVKDLMLYIMVLAAIIILPLKLGGYAHIFEVANQALATHTPAATTSLRQGQFLGYSTLAIGSAIALMLYPHTATAVLSASSANVVRRNAAMLPAYSFLLGLIALLGYVALAAGISIKDTSSAIPLLFLKMFPEWFSGFCLAAIAIGALVPAAIMSIAASNLFTRNLYGAIARRKMQPHEESNMAKIVSLVVKFGALAFILFLPTPYAIQMQLLGGIWMAQLFPAVVIGVFSRWFHPWALLAGWAAGMASGSAMAASLSLKSSVYPLHLPAWLGGTWAMYAAIPALLLNLAVSALLTLVLRAAGAAEGIDTTDAAAYVG, from the coding sequence ATGAACTTCCTCCCCTCATGCGCTACTGTGCTCCTTCCCTCGGGTGAGCGATTGCATACGACGGCCCTTATTGTCTTCTGTCTCTTTTTTCTGTTCGTGACCCTCGCCGGATTCTGGGCCGCACGCTGGCGCCGCCCCCCCGGCGGCATTGCCACCCTCGAAGAATGGGGACTCGCCGGCCGCACCTTCGGAACCTGGATCACCTGGTTTCTCATCGGTGGCGACCTCTACACCGCCTACACCGTCATCGCCGTCCCCGCCGCGCTCTACGGCACCGGAGCCATGGGCTTCTTCGCCGTTCCCTACGCCGTCATCGCCTATCCCTACATGATGCTCGTCCTCCCGCGCCTCTGGTCCGTCTGCCACCGTCATGGCTACGTCACCTTCGCCGACTTCGTAGCCGGCCGCTACGGCAACCGTTGGCTCACCGTCGCCGTCGCGCTCACCGGAGTCCTCGCGCTGATGCCCTACATCGCGCTCCAGCTAGTCGGGATCCGCGTCGTCATCGCAGCCATGGGGATCCACGGCGAGTGGCCCCTCGCCGCCGCCTTCATCATCCTCGCCGCCTATACCTACTCGAGCGGCCTCCGCGCCCCTGCTGTCATCGCCATCGTCAAGGACCTCATGCTGTACATCATGGTCCTCGCCGCCATCATCATCCTCCCGCTCAAACTCGGCGGATATGCGCATATCTTCGAGGTCGCCAACCAGGCCCTCGCCACCCACACTCCCGCCGCCACCACATCGCTCCGGCAGGGACAGTTCCTCGGCTACTCTACGCTCGCCATCGGATCGGCCATCGCACTGATGCTCTATCCCCACACCGCAACCGCAGTCCTAAGTGCAAGCAGCGCGAACGTCGTCCGCCGCAATGCAGCGATGCTCCCCGCCTACAGCTTCCTCCTCGGCCTGATCGCGCTCCTCGGCTACGTCGCTCTCGCCGCCGGAATCTCCATCAAAGACACCAGCTCCGCCATCCCGCTTCTCTTCCTCAAGATGTTCCCCGAGTGGTTCAGCGGCTTCTGCCTCGCCGCCATCGCCATCGGAGCCCTCGTTCCCGCGGCCATCATGTCCATCGCCGCCTCCAACCTCTTCACCCGCAATCTCTACGGTGCCATCGCCCGCCGCAAGATGCAGCCGCACGAAGAGTCCAACATGGCGAAGATCGTCTCGCTCGTCGTCAAATTCGGCGCGCTTGCCTTCATCCTCTTCCTTCCCACGCCATACGCCATCCAGATGCAGCTCCTCGGTGGCATCTGGATGGCCCAGCTCTTCCCCGCAGTCGTTATCGGAGTCTTCTCCCGCTGGTTTCACCCCTGGGCGCTCCTTGCCGGTTGGGCCGCAGGTATGGCCAGTGGAAGCGCAATGGCGGCCTCCCTCAGCCTCAAGAGCTCTGTCTACCCGCTCCATCTCCCCGCGTGGCTCGGAGGAACCTGGGCCATGTACGCCGCCATCCCCGCGCTACTGCTGAACCTCGCCGTCTCCGCGCTCCTCACGCTTGTCCTTCGCGCTGCCGGAGCCGCCGAAGGAATCGACACCACCGACGCCGCGGCCTACGTCGGATAA
- a CDS encoding DUF1440 domain-containing protein codes for MMRQRRLEIVRDNTVTKAEQKQHGRSLAKGIAAGLVGGLVATAARSLSHKVYPPRRNGEPERPELPSGQPTGYALALRRVAASPAMHWGLGAAAGAAYGAVAEYYPQATSRDGASFGMTLAAASQDGALAALGLAAAPAVEHSTREKSSDMASFIVFGIVTETVRRVVRRLI; via the coding sequence ATGATGAGACAAAGGCGCCTGGAGATCGTTCGAGACAACACAGTAACCAAAGCAGAACAGAAGCAGCACGGCCGCTCTCTGGCCAAGGGCATCGCAGCCGGGCTCGTCGGCGGACTCGTCGCCACCGCTGCCCGCTCGCTGTCCCATAAGGTCTATCCGCCGCGCCGTAACGGCGAGCCTGAGAGGCCTGAGCTCCCCTCGGGCCAACCCACCGGCTATGCTCTCGCCCTGAGAAGGGTCGCTGCCTCTCCCGCCATGCACTGGGGCCTCGGAGCAGCCGCCGGAGCCGCGTACGGCGCCGTCGCAGAATACTACCCCCAAGCCACATCAAGGGATGGAGCCAGCTTCGGCATGACCCTCGCCGCCGCCTCGCAGGATGGCGCCCTCGCCGCCCTCGGCCTCGCCGCCGCCCCAGCGGTGGAACACAGCACTCGCGAAAAATCCAGCGACATGGCCTCCTTCATCGTCTTCGGCATCGTCACCGAAACCGTCCGGAGAGTCGTTCGAAGGCTCATCTAG
- a CDS encoding purine nucleoside permease: protein MRLLSSLLLLVTASCAFAQAPQKPTEIKVVVVSMFEVGADTGDVPGEYQLWVEREHLDTVLPFPQGYHDLRMNKDGVLGVVTGVGTARAAATIMALGNDPRFDLTHAYFLVAGIAGIDPAMGSLGSAVWSDYVVDGDLSHEIDAREIPKDWKTGYVPLGKSTPYEEPRTARFGDDGNVYHLNTALVDWAFNLTKNIELVDTKDIKERRMQYEGAMAHRPPFVLRGDNLSASTFWHGKLMNQWARDWVKYQTDGKGTYAVCGMEDTGTLQSLTWLGRAGKVDIHRVLVLRAASNYDQQRTGITAAESLAETKVAHYSAYLPSLEAAYRVGHVVVDSLVANWGQTRDDIPRSR from the coding sequence ATGCGTCTCCTTTCAAGCCTTCTCCTTCTGGTAACGGCTAGCTGCGCCTTCGCACAGGCTCCGCAGAAGCCGACCGAGATCAAAGTTGTTGTCGTCAGCATGTTTGAGGTCGGCGCCGATACGGGTGATGTTCCGGGTGAGTATCAGTTATGGGTGGAACGCGAACATCTTGATACAGTGTTGCCGTTTCCGCAGGGATATCACGACCTGCGGATGAACAAGGACGGCGTGCTGGGCGTCGTGACGGGCGTGGGCACGGCGCGGGCAGCGGCGACGATCATGGCGCTCGGCAACGATCCCCGGTTTGATCTGACTCATGCTTATTTTCTTGTCGCCGGCATCGCTGGGATCGATCCGGCGATGGGCTCGCTGGGGTCCGCGGTTTGGTCCGACTATGTTGTGGATGGGGACCTGTCGCATGAGATCGATGCGCGGGAGATCCCCAAGGACTGGAAGACGGGCTATGTCCCGCTGGGAAAGTCGACTCCCTATGAGGAGCCGCGGACCGCCCGGTTTGGCGACGACGGTAACGTCTACCATTTGAATACGGCGCTGGTGGACTGGGCCTTCAACCTGACAAAGAACATCGAACTGGTTGATACGAAGGACATCAAGGAGCGGCGGATGCAGTATGAGGGCGCGATGGCGCATCGTCCGCCCTTTGTGCTGCGCGGCGACAATCTTTCAGCTTCCACGTTCTGGCACGGCAAGCTGATGAACCAGTGGGCTCGGGATTGGGTGAAGTACCAAACCGACGGCAAGGGCACGTACGCAGTGTGCGGAATGGAAGACACCGGCACGCTGCAGTCGCTGACTTGGCTGGGGCGGGCGGGGAAGGTCGATATTCACCGCGTACTGGTGCTGCGCGCGGCTTCGAACTACGACCAGCAGCGAACCGGTATCACCGCTGCCGAGAGCCTGGCGGAGACGAAGGTCGCGCACTACAGTGCTTACCTCCCGTCCCTGGAGGCGGCTTACCGGGTCGGGCACGTCGTGGTGGACTCACTGGTGGCGAACTGGGGCCAGACGCGGGATGATATCCCGCGCTCGCGGTAA
- a CDS encoding 7-carboxy-7-deazaguanine synthase QueE has product MYLIELYKSVQGESSFAGLPCIFVRLAGCNLRCSWCDSEYTFTGGKPFTEDEIVAQIEALAPCRLVEFTGGEPMLQARELLPLMERLLAQGFTLMIETSGERPLAEVPKAVHKIVDVKCPGAGSAANSFRMENLDALTPNDEVKFVISDRADYEFTREFIRAHSLELKAGQILLSPAFQKIPSPQRTADNMALDPRKLVEWMLEDGLPARLSLQIHKFIWEPQKKGV; this is encoded by the coding sequence ATGTATCTCATTGAGCTTTACAAGTCCGTTCAGGGCGAGTCTTCCTTCGCCGGTCTGCCGTGCATCTTTGTGCGTCTTGCCGGCTGCAACCTCCGCTGCTCGTGGTGCGACTCCGAGTACACCTTTACGGGCGGCAAGCCGTTTACCGAGGACGAGATCGTTGCTCAGATCGAAGCGCTTGCGCCTTGCAGACTCGTCGAGTTCACGGGCGGCGAGCCGATGCTGCAGGCACGCGAGCTGCTCCCGTTGATGGAGCGGCTGCTTGCGCAAGGCTTTACGCTGATGATCGAGACCTCCGGAGAGCGGCCTCTCGCTGAGGTTCCGAAGGCTGTGCATAAGATCGTCGATGTGAAGTGTCCGGGCGCTGGCTCGGCGGCGAACAGCTTCCGGATGGAGAACCTTGACGCGCTGACGCCGAATGACGAGGTGAAGTTCGTCATCAGCGATCGCGCGGATTATGAGTTCACGCGCGAGTTCATCAGAGCACACTCGCTTGAGCTGAAGGCAGGGCAGATCCTGCTCTCTCCGGCGTTCCAGAAGATACCGAGCCCGCAGCGGACGGCGGACAATATGGCGCTTGATCCGCGGAAGCTGGTGGAGTGGATGCTGGAGGATGGATTGCCGGCACGGCTGTCGCTGCAGATCCACAAGTTCATCTGGGAGCCGCAGAAGAAGGGCGTCTAA
- the queD gene encoding 6-carboxytetrahydropterin synthase QueD, which produces MFEVTVEAGFSSGHYLRNYRGKCENPHGHNYKVFVTLVGKELDEAGLLLDFKLLKQVMRPLVDRLDHQMINDLEPFTTVNPSAENLARYFYQETAKQLDEMTAGRVKIKDCTLYETDTSFARYYE; this is translated from the coding sequence ATGTTTGAAGTTACTGTAGAAGCCGGATTCTCCTCCGGCCACTACCTGCGCAATTACCGAGGCAAGTGCGAGAATCCGCACGGCCACAATTACAAGGTCTTTGTCACACTGGTGGGCAAAGAGCTTGATGAGGCTGGACTTCTGCTCGACTTCAAGCTGCTGAAGCAGGTGATGCGCCCTTTGGTGGATCGTCTGGATCACCAGATGATCAATGATCTTGAGCCCTTTACGACGGTGAATCCTTCGGCTGAGAATCTGGCGCGCTACTTCTACCAGGAGACCGCGAAGCAGCTCGACGAAATGACCGCAGGCCGCGTGAAGATCAAAGACTGCACGCTTTACGAGACCGACACGAGCTTCGCGCGGTACTACGAGTAG